In the genome of Abyssalbus ytuae, the window AAAACAGTTATCAAAACATGGTCCAGGGCATCAATGATTACTCCGGATTTTGTTGGTCAAACTATAGCTGTTCATAATGGTCGTCAGTTTGTTCCTGTGTATGTTACGGAAAACATGGTAGGGCATAAATTAGGAGAGTTTTCACCTACAAGATCTTTTAGAGGTCATGCGGGTGCTAAAAATAAAGGAAAAAAATAATAGTAAGCTATGGGAGTTCGTAAAAGAGAAAGAGCAGAGCAAATAAAAGAAGCTAAGAAGAGTTTAGCGTTTGCAAAGTTGAATAACTGCCCTACTTCACCTAGAAAAATGCGTCTTGTAGCGGATTTGGTAAGAGGTCAAAAAGTAGAGAAAGCGCTTGCTATATTAAAATTTAACCAAAAAGAAGCATCTCGTCGTTTGGAAAAGTTATTGCTTTCTGCCATTGCAAACTGGCAGGCAAAAAACGAGGATGCAAGCTTAGAGGATGCTGATTTATTTGTTAAAGAGATCAGGGTTGACGGAGGGAGTATGTTAAAGAGACTTCGTCCTGCGCCCCAGGGTCGTGCACACAGAATTAGAAAACGTTCCAATCACGTAACCATAGTGCTTGGTTCAATTAATAACACACAAAGCTAAGAGAGAAGAAGTATGGGACAAAAAACAAATCCAATCGGAAATCGCCTTGGTATTATCAGAGGATGGGAATCTAACTGGTACGGAGGTAACGACTACGGCGATAAACTTGCCGAAGACGATAAGATTAGAAAGTATGTTCACGCGCGTCTTTCTAAAGCTAGTGTGTCAAGGGTAATTATCGAAAGAACTTTAAAGCTTGTAACCGTTACTATCACTACGGCTCGTCCCGGTATCATTATAGGTAAAGGCGGCCAGGAGGTAGACAAGCTGAAAGAGGAGCTTAAGAAAATTACCGATAAAGAGGTTCAGATTAATATTTTTGAAATTAAAAGACCTGAGCTTGATGCAAATTTAGTAGCAGCAAGTATAGCCCGTCAGATTGAAAGCAGAATATCTTATAGACGTGCTATAAAAATGGCTATTGCTGCAGCTATGAGAATGAATGCCGAAGGTATTAAGGTTCAAATTTCAGGAAGGTTGAATGGTGCTGAAATGGCACGTTCTGAATCTTACAAAGAAGGTAGAATACCTCTATCAACTTTTAGAGCTGATATTGATTATGCACTTCATGAAGCTCATACTACATACGGTAGATTGGGTATTAAAGTGTGGATCATGAAAGGTGAGGTTTATGGTAAGAGAGAGCTTTCTCCGCTTGTTGGAATGTCCAAAAAGCAAGGAAAAAGTGGTGGAGCCGGTGGTGCAAAAGGTAAATCTCGTCGCAGAAAGTAATTTTTTAAAGTAAAGAAAAAATGTTACAGCCAAAAAGAACAAAATTCCGTAAGCAGCAAAAGGGGCGTATGAAAGGGGTGTCTCAAAGAGGACATCAGCTTTCTAACGGTATGTTTGGTATAAAGTCATTGGATTCATCATTTATTACTTCCCGTCAAATAGAGTCGGCTCGTATTGCAGCTACTCGTTACATGAAAAGGGAAGGTCAGTTATGGATAAAGATTTTTCCAGATAAACCAATAACCAAAAAGCCTCTTGAAGTGCGTATGGGTAAAGGTAAAGGTGCCCCTGAATATTGGGTAGCTGTTGTAAAACCAGGTAGGATTATGTTTGAAATTGCAGGAGTTTCTATGGAAATTGCTAAAGAAGCATTGCGTTTAGCTGCTCAAAAGCTTCCTGTAAAAACAAAATTCGTTGTAGCCAGAGATTATTCAGCTTAATTTTTAAAATTGTAAGAATTTATGAAACAGTCTGAAATTAGAGAATTGTCTACTACTGAGCTGCAACAAAAGCTTGGAGAAGTAAAAAAACAATATGCAGATTTAAAAATAGCTCATGCTGTTACTCCGCTGGAAAATCCGTTACAGCTTAGAACTGTAAGAAGAACGGTTGCAAGGTTGGCAACAGAGCTTACTAAAAGAGAATTACAATAATTCGACTCTGCTTAAAAATGGAAAATAGAAATTTAAGAAAAGAAAGAATAGGGGTAGTTACCAGTAACAAAATGCAGAAATCAATCGTGGTTTCTGAAGTTAAAAGAGTTAAACACCCTATGTACGGTAAGTTCGTGTTAAAAACAAAAAAATATGTTGCACACGACGAAAAGAACGATTGCAATATTGGTGATACTGTAAGAATCATGGAAACAAGACCTTTAAGTAAAACCAAGTGTTGGAGATTAGTTGAAATCATTGAAAGAGCTAAATAATTATGGTACAACAGGAAACTAGATTAAAAGTAGCAGATAACACGGGGGCTAAAGAAGTTTTAACTATCCGTGTTTTAGGAGGTACTAAAAGAAGATATGCTTCTGTGGGTGACAAAATTGTTGTTACGGTAAAAGATGCAACTCCTAACGGTAACGTTAAAAAAGGACAAGTATCTACTGCAGTTGTTGTTCGTACCAAAAAAGAAGTAAGAAGGCCTGATGGCTCTTACATACGTTTTGATGATAATGCTTGTGTACTTCTTAACCAGACAGGAGAAATGCGGGGAACCCGTGTTTTTGGTCCGGTAGCAAGAGAATTACGTGACAAGCAGTTTATGAAAATTGTATCATTAGCACCTGAAGTGCTTTAATACATTTAAGATAATGATAAAACTAAAGATAAAATCAGGAGATACTGTAAGAGTAATTGCCGGTGAGCATAAAGGCGAAGAAGGTAAGGTTCTTAAAGTTGATCGTGAAAAGAATAAAGCGATAGTTGAGGGAGTAAATATGGTTTCAAAGCATGAAAAGCCAAGTGCCAAAAACCCTCAGGGAGGTATCGTTCAGAAAGAAGCTTTTATTCATATTTCCAATCTATCGCTAATAGACCCTAAGTCAGGTGAAGCTACAAGGGTAGGTTATGAAATAAAAGATGGTAAGAAAGTAAGGGTTTCTAAAAAATCTAATGAAGTAATTTAGTTATGGCTTACATTCCAAGATTAAAGCAAGAATATAGAGAGAGAATTATTTCAGCTCTTAGAGATGAATTTGGGTACAAAAATGTAATGCAGGTGCCTAAATTAGAGAAAATAGTATTAAGCCGTGGTGTAGGTGCCGCAGTAGCCGATAAAAAGTTAATTGATTACGCAGTTGATGAATTAACAAATATCACTGGTCAAAAAGCCGTTGCTACCATGTCTAAAAAAGACGTGGCTACATTTAAACTTCGTAAAGGGATGCCAATTGGGGCTAAAGTAACCTTGAGAGGCGATAAAATGTATGAGTTTTTAGATAGGCTAATTACTACAGCTTTACCACGTGTAAGAGATTTTAACGGTATCAAAGCTACTGGCTTTGATGGCAGAGGTAATTATAATTTAGGTGTTACAGAACAAATTATATTTCCTGAAATTGATATTGATAAAGTAAATAAAATTTCAGGTATGGATATTACATTTGTAACTTCTGCAGATACTGATAAAGAAGCAAAATCATTATTAAGCGAATTAGGATTACCCTTTAAAAAGAATTAAGTATGGCTAAAGAATCAATGAAAGCCCGTGAGGTTAAAAGACAAAAATTGGTTGCTAAGTATGCTGAAAAAAGAAAGGCTTTAAAAGAAGCCGGAGATTATGAAGCATTGCAAAAGCTCCCAAAAAATTCGTCACCCGTACGTTTACACAACCGTTGTAAATTAACAGGAAGGCCAAAAGGGTATATGCGTACATTCGGTATTTCTCGTGTATTATTCAGGGAAATGGCTAATAAAGGATTAATTCCGGGTGTTAAAAAAGCAAGTTGGTAAAATCATTAATTGGTATTAAGTTCAGTTAATTTTGAAAACTGATACCGTAAATATATACACATGTATACAGATCCTATAGCAGATTATTTAACAAGAATTAGAAACGCAAACAGCGCTGGCCACAGAGTGGTGGAAATACCGGCTTCTAATTTGAAAAAAGAGATAACTAAAATTTTGTTCGATCAGGGATATATTTTAAGTTACAAGTTTGAAGACGAAGGACCACAAGGCAAAATAAAAATAGCTTTAAAGTATGATAAGCTAAGTAAAGAGCCTGTGATAAAAAGTATCCAGCGTGTTAGTAAACCCGGTTTACGTAAATACGCAGGTCATGGAAATCTACCTAGAGTTTTAAATGGTCTTGGTATAGCTATTATGTCAACTTCGCATGGAGTAATGACAAGTAAGCAGGCTAAGAAAGAAAACGTAGGTGGTGAAGTTTTATGTTACGTTTACTAAATCAATAAAGACAAAAAAAATGTCAAGAATAGGTAATAGTCCAATAGCAATTCCTGAAGGAGTTACTGCTGATATTAAAGAAGGCGAAGTTACCATCAAAGGTAAGTTAGGAGTACTTACTCAGGAAATTTCGGGTGTTTCAGTAAAAGTTGAAGATGGAAATATATTAGTAGAAAGACCATCGGATTCAAAAGAGCACAAAGCAAAGCATGGCCTTTACAGAGCATTACTCAACAATATGGTTGAAGGTGTTTCTAAAGGTTTTACAAAAGAGTTGGAATTGGTAGGTGTTGGTTACAGGGCGAGCAACCAGGGTCAAAAATTAGATTTGGCTATTGGTTTTTCTCACAACATTGTTTTTGAATTGCCTTCAGAAGTAAAAGTGGAGACAGTTTCAGAAAAAGGTAAAAACCCTATCGTAAAATTAACATCTCACGATAAGCAATTAGTTGGTCAGGTAGCAGCTAAAATACGTTCGTTCCGTAAACCTGAACCTTATAAAGGAAAAGGGATTAAGTTTGTTGGTGAGCAAATAAGAAGAAAAGCAGGTAAATCAGCTTAATAATTAGTATTATGGCATTATCAAAGACTGAAAGAAGACAAAGAATTAAAAACAGAATTAGAAAAATAGTGTCTGGTACAGAAAACCGGCCTAGACTTGCTGTTTTTAGAAGTAATAAAGAAATCTATGCTCAATTAATAGATGATAATACAGGTGCTACCATAGCAGCAGCGTCATCAAGAGATAAAGATATTTCTGCCAAAGGTAATAAAACAGAGATTGCAGCTCATGTGGGCAAAGCAATTGCAGAAAAAGCCCTTAAAGCCGGGATTGAAAAAATTACTTTTGACAGGGGAGGGTATTTATACCATGGGAGAGTAAAATCGTTAGCAGAAGGTGCCAGAGAAGGAGGCCTTAAATTCTAAGAAATTATGTATCAGAATTATAAAAATGTAGAAACAGTAAAACCCGGAGGTCTTGAATTAAAAGATCGTTTAGTGGGTGTTCAAAGAGTTACTAAAGTTACTAAAGGAGGTAGAGCTTTTGGTTTTTCTGCTATAGTGGTTGTAGGCGATGAAAATGGCGTAGTTGGACATGGTTTGGGAAAATCTAAAGAAGTTGCCGATGCTATTTCAAAAGCCGTTGAAGATGCTAAGAAAAACTTAGTTAGGATACCTCTTAACAAAGGTACACTCCCTCATGAGCAAAAAGGTAAATACGGTGGAGCCAGAGTTTACATACAACCGGCGTCTCACGGTACCGGAGTTATAGCAGGTGGAGCTGTACGTGCGGTGTTAGAAGCCGTAGGTGTTCATGATGTACTTTCTAAATCTCAGGGGTCATCTAACCCCCACAATGTAGTAAAAGCAACTTTTGATGCATTATTACAGCTTAGAGATGCAAGAACTGTAGCTTCTCAAAGAGGAGTTTCTTTAGAAAAAGTTTTTAAAGGATAAATCAAGGATCAAAATGGGAAAGATAAAAGTTACACAAGTTAAAAGCCAAATTAAACGTCCTCAGAATCAAAAGAGAACGTTGGAAGCACTTGGACTTAAAAGAATCGGACAAGTTGTGGAGCACGATGCTACACCAAACATCCTTGGTATGGTAAACAAAGTTAAACACTTAGTTTCTGTAGAAGAAGCTTAATAACATTATAGTTATGAATTTAAGTAACTTAAAACCAGCTGAAGGTTCAGTACATAAAGATGGTAAAAGAGTAGGTAGAGGACAAGGTTCCGGCAAAGGTGGTACCGCTACAAGAGGCCACAAAGGAGCTAAATCCCGTTCAGGTTACTCTAAAAAGATTGGTTTTGAAGGAGGTCAAATGCCACTTCAAAGACGTGTTCCCAAGTTTGGATTTAACAATATAAACAGAAAAGAATACGTTGGTATCAACCTTGGTAGATTACAGGAGTTGGTAGATAATGGTACAATAAAAGATACAGTTGATTTAGAAATTCTTGTTTCTAACAGATTAGCCAAAAAAACAGATTTGGTTAAAATATTAGGAGGAGGAGAATTAAAAGCTAAATTAAAAGTATCAGTCCATAAATTTACTGCCAGTGCCAAAGCTGCAATAGAAGCAGTTGGCGGAGAAGCAGTATCTTTATAATCTTTAAATCACCATGAAGAAATTTTTTGAGACATTAAACAATATCTGGAAAATAGACGAACTAAAGGGTAGAATTATAGTTACCCTCGGTTTGTTGCTTGTATACCGTTTTGGGGCACAGGTAGTACTTCCTGGTATTGACACACAAGAACTGGCTAACCTTAGAACTTCGGCAGGAGGAGGAGGTTTATTGGGTATTCTTAATGCATTTACAGGAGGAGCTTTTGCTAATGCTTCGGTATTTGCCTTAGGTATCATGCCTTATATTTCTGCTTCAATTGTTGTACAGCTTATGGGATTGGCTATTCCTTATTTGCAAAAACTTCAAAAAGAAGGTGAGAGTGGTAGAAAAACTCTTAACCAGATTACCAGATGGTTAACCATAGGTATATGTTTGCTGCAGGCACCCACTTATTTATATAGTTTGGGTCAGCTTGGAGTTCCTGATACAGCATTTATTGTTGGTAAAGGATTAAATTTCATGATACCTGCCGTATTAATCTTGGTTACCGGAACCGTATTTGCCATGTGGTTAGGTGAAAAAATTACCGATAAAGGTATTGGTAATGGTATTTCCCTTCTTATTATGGTAGGTATTATTGCAAGATTGCCCCAGTCATTTGCTCAGGAATTTGTATCAAGAGTTTCTGAAAACAATGGTGGTTTCATGCTGATACTTATAGAAGTTATTATTTGGTTTGTAGTTATACTTGCAAGTATTATGCTCGTGATGGCAACAAGACAAATACCTGTACAATACGCCAGAAGAACAGCATCAGGGGGTTATGAAAAAAATATATTTGGATCACGACAATATATACCACTTAAGCTAAACGCTTCAGGAGTGATGCCAATCATATTTGCCCAGGCAATTATGTTTGCCCCCGGATATATAGGAACTTTAGGTTCATTAAAAGATACAGCCGTAGGGCAGTGGTTACAGGTTAATTTTGGGAATGGTTCTATGTTTGGTTTTTGGTACAACCTGTTATTTGCTTTATTAATTATAGTTTTCACCTATTTTTATACTGCAATAACAGTACCTACCAATAAAATGGCAGATGATTTGAAAAGAAGCGGAGGATTTATACCAGGCATAAGACCAGGAAAAGAAACATCAGATTACTTAGATAAAATAATGTCATTAATAACATTCCCTGGATCGTTGTTTTTAGCACTAATAGCAGTTTTACCTGCCATAGTGTACAACTTGTTGGGAATGCAACAAGGATGGGCATTGTTTTACGGAGGCACATCACTGTTAATTATGGTAGGAGTTGCAATAGATACCATGCAGCAAGTAAATTCATATTTGCTGAACAGACACTATGATGGTTTGATGAAAACCGGTAAAAACAGAAAAGTAGTAGCTTAATTATGGCAAAACAGGCAGCTATAGAACAAGATGGGACAATAATAGAGGCGTTATCTAATGCAATGTTTAGAGTTGAATTGGAAAACGGTCATGTTGTTACAGCACATATTTCAGGTAAAATGCGTATGCATTATATCAAACTATTACCTGGCGATAAGGTGAAGCTCGAAATGAGCCCGTATGACCTTACCAAAGCCAGAATTACTTATAGATATTAAGAGATAAACATTAGTTAGATGAAAGTAAGAGCATCACTAAAAAAAAGAAGTCCCGAGTGCAAAATTGTGCGTCGTAAGGGGAGATTGTACGTAATTAACAAAAAGAATCCTAGATTCAAACAAAGACAAGGATAAATTATGGCAAGAATCGCAGGTGTAGACTTACCAAAGCATAAAAGAGGAGTTATCGGATTAACTTACATCTTTGGTATTGGCAAAAGCAGAGCAAAAGAAATCTTAGAAAAAGCTAAGGTTAATGAAGATACTAAAGTATCTGACTGGAACGATGAAAATATCGCCAACATTCGTGAAGCAGTAGCTTCATACAAGATTGAAGGTGAATTACGTTCTGAAGTTCAGTTAAACATTAAGCGTTTAATGGACATAGGATGTTACAGGGGTATTCGTCACAGATCTGGTCTTCCATTGAGAGGTCAGAAAACCAAGAATAACTCCAGAACTAGAAAAGGTAAAAGAAAAACAGTTGCTAACAAGAAAAAAGCAACTAAATAATAAGTAGTTATATGGCAAAGTCAAATACAAAAACAGCTAAAAAACGTAAAGTTGTTGTAGATTCTGTAGGAGAAGCACATATTTCTGCATCTTTCAATAACATCATTATTTCGCTTACAAACAAGAAAGGTGATGTAGTAGCGTGGTCGTCTGCTGGTAAAATGGGTTTTAAAGGTTCTAAAAAGAATACTCCATATGCAGCACAGGTTGCAGCTGAAGATGCATCTAAAATTGCACATGAAGCAGGATTGAGAAAAGTGAAAGTTTTTGTTAAAGGTCCTGGTGCAGGTAGAGAATCTGCAATCCGTTCCATCCATAATGCAGGTATAGAAGTAATTGAGATAGTTGATGTTACACCACTACCACATAATGGATGTCGTCCACCAAAAAGAAGAAGAGTTTAATATTATTTTTTGTTTAAAAGGAAGGTTGAATGGTTATCGAAGGAATGCCTTAATTCATAATCGCCTTCACAATTTTTTTAATAAACATGGCAAGATATAGAGGTCCGAAAACTAAAATTGCCCGAAAATTTGGAGAAGCAATTTTTGGAGATGATAAATCTTTTGAAAAAAGAAATTATCCTCCGGGTCAGCACGGTAACAACCGTAGAAGAGGAAAAAAATCCGAATATGCAATCCAGTTAATGGAGAAGCAAAAAGCTAAATATACTTACGGTATTTTAGAAAGACAATTTAGAAACTTATTTGATAAGGCAAACCGTAGCAAAGGTGTTACTGGTGAAGTTTTATTACAACTTTGTGAGTCTCGTTTAGATAATGTGGTTTACAGAATGGGGATAGCTCCATCAAGAAGAGGATCACGCCAGTTAGTTTCTCACCGTCATATTACTGTTAATGGTGATATAGTGAACATACCATCATACCAGTTAAAAGCCGGAGATGTTGTGGGTGTAAGAGAAAAATCAAAATCTCTTGAGGTTATTGAAAATTCATTGGCAAACAACAGCTTGGTTTATGAGTGGATTACATGGAACAATGAGAAAAAAGAAGGTACCTTTGTAGCAGTTCCTGAAAGAATTCAAATACCGGAAAACCTTAAGGAACAATTAATCGTCGAGTTATACTCTAAATAATAACCAAACAGACAGCAGTCGTATTATGGCAATATTAAATTTTCAGAAGCCCGATAAAGTTATAATGATCGATTCAACTGATTTTGAAGGTAAGTTTGAATTCAGACCTTTAGAACCAGGATATGGATTGACCGTTGGTAACGCATTACGAAGAGTACTCTTATCTTCATTGGAAGGTTTTGCTATTACATCAATAAGAATAGATAAAGTAGATCACGAATTTTCTACTATTGAAGGTGTGGTAGAAGACGTTGTAGATATTACTCTTAATCTAAAACAAGTACGTTTTAAAAGACAAATAGACGATATTGACAACGAAACAGTATCTATTTCAATAAGCGGAAAGGAACAGTTGACTGCGGGAGATTTCCAGAAATTTATATCAGGATTCCAGGTTTTAAATCCGGATTTGGTGATTTGTAATATGGATCCCAAGGTAAATATAAATATGGAAATTACAATTGAAAAAGGAAGAGGTTATGTGCCGGCAGAGGAAAACAAAAAACCTAATGCGCCACTTGGTACTATCTTCACCGATTCAATTTATACCCCTATTAAAAATGTAAATTATAGTATAGAAAACTATCGTGTAGAGCAAAAAACCGATTATGAAAAATTAGTTTTTGAAATTGTAACAGATGGTTCTATACACCCGAAAGATGCGTTAACCGAAGCTGCTAAAATTTTAATACATCACTTTATGTTATTCTCCGATGAGAGAATTACCCTTGAAGCTGATGAGATAGCACAAACTGAAACATACGATGAAGAATCGTTACATATGCGTCAGTTATTAAAAACCAAACTGATAGATATGGATCTTTCAGTTCGTGCACTAAACTGTTTAAAAGCAGCCGAAGTAGATACGTTAGGTGATTTAGTATCATTCAATAAGAATGATTTAATGAAATTCAGAAATTTTGGTAAAAAATCTTTAACCGAACTTGAGGAGCTTGTAAGTAACAAAGGTTTGAGTTTTGGAATGGATTTATCAAAATATAAATTAGATAAAGACTAAATTTTTTCTGACTCATTTCAGGATCAGAAATGAGAAAAGGGATTAATTACAGAATAAAATGAGACACGGAAAAAAAGTTAACCATTTAGGTAGAAAAGCAGCTCACAGAAAGGCAATGTTAGCTAACATGGCTTGTTCTTTAATTGAGCATAAGCGTATAAATACCACAGTAGCAAAAGCAAAAGCTCTTAAACAGTTTGTTGAGCCTTTAGTGACCAAGTCAAAAAGTGATACAACTCACAACAGACGAATTGTTTTTGCTTCACTTAGAAATAAATATGCAGTTGCAGAATTATTCAGGGATGTTGCTGCTAAAGTAGGTGACAGACCAGGAGGTTATACCCGTATTATTAAGCTGGGTAATCGTTTGGGAGATAATGCTGAAATGGCAATGATTGAGCTTGTTGATTATAACGAAACTTATAATACTGAAAAAGCTAAAAAGAAAACTACCAGACGTAGTCGAAGTAAAAAAGCTGAAACTGATAAAGTAGAAGAAACAGCTGTGGCCGAGGAAACTCCAAAAGCTGAAGAAGAAGTAAAAGATGTAGAATCAAAATCTGAAGAAACATCACAAGAATAATGAATGATTAATGTTATCATAACATATCAAAAAGGATGAACGCTTTAGTTTATCCTTTTTTTTATGTTATTTTGTAAAAAAAAATTATGAAAAATTATCTTATACTCATTTTTTTATTTATAACGAATATATCTCTTTCACAAGAAATTAATTCTGTTAATTTAGGGAAACAAGAATTTACAAACACAACTTCAGGAAGAATTTTAAATATTGATAATAAAGCTGATAATGAAATTAAGGGATCCGTTTTTCTTTTTGAAAACTGGAATACTAGTGCATTTATTTCTTTAAATGATGGAAAAAAATATAAATTAAATGGTCTAAATTATAATGTTATAAAAGGCCAAATGGGGTATAAAATATCTGAAGATTCGATTTATATGATTAACCCTAAGATTTTAGAAAGCGTTTCTATAAATAATAAACTTTTTAAAAGATTTTTAGATCCTGAGGTTTTAAAAAAAAGTTTTTTTGAAGTTCTATTGATCAATGATAAATTTGAATTTTTGAAAAAG includes:
- the rpsD gene encoding 30S ribosomal protein S4; amino-acid sequence: MARYRGPKTKIARKFGEAIFGDDKSFEKRNYPPGQHGNNRRRGKKSEYAIQLMEKQKAKYTYGILERQFRNLFDKANRSKGVTGEVLLQLCESRLDNVVYRMGIAPSRRGSRQLVSHRHITVNGDIVNIPSYQLKAGDVVGVREKSKSLEVIENSLANNSLVYEWITWNNEKKEGTFVAVPERIQIPENLKEQLIVELYSK
- a CDS encoding DNA-directed RNA polymerase subunit alpha — encoded protein: MAILNFQKPDKVIMIDSTDFEGKFEFRPLEPGYGLTVGNALRRVLLSSLEGFAITSIRIDKVDHEFSTIEGVVEDVVDITLNLKQVRFKRQIDDIDNETVSISISGKEQLTAGDFQKFISGFQVLNPDLVICNMDPKVNINMEITIEKGRGYVPAEENKKPNAPLGTIFTDSIYTPIKNVNYSIENYRVEQKTDYEKLVFEIVTDGSIHPKDALTEAAKILIHHFMLFSDERITLEADEIAQTETYDEESLHMRQLLKTKLIDMDLSVRALNCLKAAEVDTLGDLVSFNKNDLMKFRNFGKKSLTELEELVSNKGLSFGMDLSKYKLDKD
- the rplQ gene encoding 50S ribosomal protein L17, whose amino-acid sequence is MRHGKKVNHLGRKAAHRKAMLANMACSLIEHKRINTTVAKAKALKQFVEPLVTKSKSDTTHNRRIVFASLRNKYAVAELFRDVAAKVGDRPGGYTRIIKLGNRLGDNAEMAMIELVDYNETYNTEKAKKKTTRRSRSKKAETDKVEETAVAEETPKAEEEVKDVESKSEETSQE